A window of Kribbella voronezhensis genomic DNA:
CGAACCGCGGCTTCCTGCGCTGCCTGGCCGTTCTGGGCAAGGCGGCCGCCGTCATCGACGAGAAGGACGAGGCCGAGCGTTGCGCCACCTTCCTGCGCGACTCGTCCCCGACCGCCGCGGACGTCCTCAGCTGACCGCCACAACCAGAGGCTGAGCTGAAAGAACTTGGCGGGGCCGGCGCCGGCGGGCGATGATCCGTCGGTGACCAGCCCCTATTCGCAGTACGGGTATCGCGTCGGCTTCGACTGGGGTCCGGTCGGGGCGGCCACGGTCCGCGGTGACCTGGTCGCAGTGGTGGACGTTCTGTCGTTCACCACTGCGGTGACGGTTGCTGCGGACAAAGGCATTCAGGTGCTGCCTTATCGCTGGCGGGATGAATCGGCCGCAACCTTCGCCAAGGAGCACCGAGCTGCCCTGGCGGTCGGCCGGGGGCAGGCGGGTGCCGACGGCATCAGCCTGTCGCCGGTGACGATCCGGCGGGCCGAGAACGTCCGGCGGCTCGTACTGCCGTCCCCCAACGGCTCGACGATCTCTCAGCAACTCTCGGACAGCGGATCGACCGTGCTCGCCGTCTCTCTCCGCAACGCGGCAGCCGCGGCGGCGTACGTCGCGACCGAACTGGCGAGAAACTCATCGCTGACAGCCGTCGCCATCGCCGCGGGGGAGAGATGGACGGACGGTTCGCTGCGTCCTGCAGTGGAAGACCTTTGGGGTGCAGGGGCATTCCTGTCCGCACTGGCTGACAGCCGCGTTGGTCCGCTATCTCCGGAGGCAAGAGCGGCCGCGGCCGCGTACAGAGAGGTCGCCGCTGAGCTACCGGGCCTGCTGTACGAGAGCGCCGGCGGACGGGAGCTCACGGCGTACGGATTCGCCGAAGACGTCGGGATCGCGGGTGAGGTCGGCGCCAGTCTGTCCGTGCCGGTACTGCGCGATGGCGTGTTCCGAGTAGACTGAGCTCGTCACCAGAAACCTAGAGGTACTGCCCGGTGATAGAGCCGGTAGGCGGCGTGCGTCCCCGCTTCCTACCGAAAATGGACGGTTGTAGGCGGCATCGACGGACCGGCAGAGCAGGACGCCCACGGTCAGATCACCGCCCCGCCGGGCAGCGGAAGGTCCTACCGTGCCGGTTGTCTCCGGACGGATCCGCACGCCCGAAAGGCAGCAGAGCGGCTACAGCGCAGCCCTGCAGACGCCCGGAGCGTGGAAGTTCTATCTAGCCGCTGCGCCCGCGCGCATCGGCATCGCCATGACCGGCCTCGGCATCGTCTGGCTCGTCCACGGTTCAACCGGCTCGTACGCCGTCGCCGGTACCGTGACGGGCGGCTTTGCCGTGGCCGAAGCAATCGGTGGGCCGCAGGTGGCCCGGCTGATCGACCGGTACGGCCAGAGCCGGATGCTGCCGGTCACCTTGTTGCTGCACGCATCTGCCGTCGCGCTGTTGATTCTGCTGACTCTGTCCGCTGCCCCACTGTGGATGCTCGTGCTGGCCGGAGTACTGGCAGGCGGGTCGTTGCCGCAGATCGGTGCGCAGACAGCAGCCCGTTGGTCCCATGCACTGCGCGGTGATCCAGTCATCTCATCGGCGTTCGCGCTGGAATCACTGGGAACCGGTATGGCCTTCCTGGTCGGCCCAGCACTGATCGGAACGGTCAGTGCTTTGGTATCTCCAGTGGCAGGCTCTGTGCTGGCTACAGGGTTGGTGCTGGCCGGTGGCTTCGCGCTCGCCGCACAACGCAGTACTGCGCCGCCGTCGGCCGCAGCGGATTCTCAAGCGAGCTCGGAACGCCTGCTGCGCAAGGGATTCCTCGCCATGGTCGGTACGAACGTCGGCGTCGGTCTGTTCTTCGGGAGCATGCAGGTCTCGGTCACGGCGTTCGCTGTCGACAGAGGGTCCGCGTCTCTGGCGGGACCGCTCTACAGCATCACCAGTCTGATCAGCCTGATCGCCGGTGTCGCCTACGGAGCAAGGCGATGGCGGCTCCCTGCGCCGACCCAACTCGTCCTCGCCATGACGATCCTGGCCGTCACCTGCGTGCCCTTGCTGGCTGTGAACAGTCCACTCGCTCTCGCCTTGGCGCTGGCCCTTCCCGGTCTCGCACTCGCTCCGATCCAGGTGCTCTCCGCAGTACTGACGGAAGCTGAGGTAGAGCCCGCAGTACTCACCCAGGCCTTTACCTGGCTCAACTCCGGTAGTGCCGCAGGCATCGCTCTCGGCGCTGCCATCGCCGGACGAGCCGTCGACACCCACGGCCCGCATCTGGGCTTCGCGCAAGCCCTGGCGGCAACCCTCTTCGCCACCGCGATGGCCGTGGTCGTTCGGAGAACTACCGGTAGGTGATCTGGCGTTCGGCCTGGGCCCGGGCGGCGTAGTCCGCCGGGGTCAGGCCGATCTGTTCCTTGAACTCGTGGGAGAAGTGGGCCTGGTCGAAGTAGCCGAGCGCGATGGCGAGGTCGGCCAGCTCCGCGGACTCACCGCGGGCGAGCAGGTCTGCGCCGTCGTGCAGGCGGTACCGGCGGAGCACCCACTTCGGACCCACGCCGACGTAGCGGCGGAAGAGGCGCTGCAGTTTGCGGATCGGCAGGTCGAACCGCTCGGTCACCTGGTCGACCCGGGTCAGCGTGCGGTCCACACTCATCGCCGCGATGACGGCCCGGACCAGCTCGTACTGCGGGTCTTCCACCACCAGATGATCGGACAGGAACGCCTCGACCACCGCACGCCGGCGTACGTCGGAATCCTCGGCGAAGACCAGGTCGGCCAGCCGGTCGGCGTCGTCGAAGACCTCGCGCAGCGGCAGCACCTGGTCGCGGAACGAGCCGACGTCGAGCCCCGTCACCGCACCGAACCCGCCGGCCCAGAACTTCACTCCGAAGCACCGGCCGCGGCCGACCAGCTCACGCTCGAACTTGGTCGTGCAGACACCGTTCACGAACGCGCCACCGGGCTCCTCGAAGGTGAGGTTCACGCTCGGGAAGGGCAGCACCTCCGCGACGTACGGCTCGGGCAGGTCCCACTCGACGATCCAGTACCACTCGACGAACCGGTCGATGCCCGGCCCGGCGGCGAGCCTGGACAGGTTTCGGTGCCGGGCCTGCTCCCGTGGATGCAGGATGCCCTTCTCGCTGTGGGTCGGCTCGCTCGGCACAGGCCAAACCTACGACAGCGCACCGACAACCTCCGGTCTGCCGCCGAGGCGGCAGTGCGATGATCGGGCGGTGAAGATTCTCTCGATCCAGTCCGCGGTCGCCTTCGGGCACGTGGGCAATTCGGCGGCCGTCTTTCCGCTCCAGCGCATCGGTGT
This region includes:
- a CDS encoding 2-phosphosulfolactate phosphatase, with amino-acid sequence MTSPYSQYGYRVGFDWGPVGAATVRGDLVAVVDVLSFTTAVTVAADKGIQVLPYRWRDESAATFAKEHRAALAVGRGQAGADGISLSPVTIRRAENVRRLVLPSPNGSTISQQLSDSGSTVLAVSLRNAAAAAAYVATELARNSSLTAVAIAAGERWTDGSLRPAVEDLWGAGAFLSALADSRVGPLSPEARAAAAAYREVAAELPGLLYESAGGRELTAYGFAEDVGIAGEVGASLSVPVLRDGVFRVD
- a CDS encoding MFS transporter — its product is MPVVSGRIRTPERQQSGYSAALQTPGAWKFYLAAAPARIGIAMTGLGIVWLVHGSTGSYAVAGTVTGGFAVAEAIGGPQVARLIDRYGQSRMLPVTLLLHASAVALLILLTLSAAPLWMLVLAGVLAGGSLPQIGAQTAARWSHALRGDPVISSAFALESLGTGMAFLVGPALIGTVSALVSPVAGSVLATGLVLAGGFALAAQRSTAPPSAAADSQASSERLLRKGFLAMVGTNVGVGLFFGSMQVSVTAFAVDRGSASLAGPLYSITSLISLIAGVAYGARRWRLPAPTQLVLAMTILAVTCVPLLAVNSPLALALALALPGLALAPIQVLSAVLTEAEVEPAVLTQAFTWLNSGSAAGIALGAAIAGRAVDTHGPHLGFAQALAATLFATAMAVVVRRTTGR
- a CDS encoding AraC family transcriptional regulator — protein: MPSEPTHSEKGILHPREQARHRNLSRLAAGPGIDRFVEWYWIVEWDLPEPYVAEVLPFPSVNLTFEEPGGAFVNGVCTTKFERELVGRGRCFGVKFWAGGFGAVTGLDVGSFRDQVLPLREVFDDADRLADLVFAEDSDVRRRAVVEAFLSDHLVVEDPQYELVRAVIAAMSVDRTLTRVDQVTERFDLPIRKLQRLFRRYVGVGPKWVLRRYRLHDGADLLARGESAELADLAIALGYFDQAHFSHEFKEQIGLTPADYAARAQAERQITYR